A portion of the bacterium genome contains these proteins:
- the ruvA gene encoding Holliday junction branch migration protein RuvA: protein MIIRLKGELAHAGLDYAILDVGGVGYQVFLSARVLSRLPAIGQPFTCFTHLVHREDAMLLYGFASLEERELFLMLTSVSGVGTKTGLGILSAMDAPEVVSAIAMGDAKRLAKAPGVGKKTAERIILDLKEKLTAKRSAYRDMAPLPGGASYAPVADAFAEAELALLSLGFDPDEIAGTLSRIPAGTSVEEAIRQAIQALSGP, encoded by the coding sequence ATGATCATCCGACTCAAGGGCGAACTCGCCCATGCGGGCCTCGACTACGCCATCCTCGACGTGGGGGGCGTGGGCTACCAGGTCTTCTTGAGCGCCCGGGTGCTCTCGCGGCTGCCGGCCATCGGGCAGCCCTTCACCTGCTTCACCCACCTGGTCCACCGCGAGGACGCCATGCTCCTCTACGGCTTCGCCTCGCTCGAAGAGCGCGAGCTGTTCCTCATGCTGACCTCGGTCAGCGGGGTGGGGACCAAGACCGGGCTGGGGATCCTCTCGGCCATGGACGCGCCCGAGGTGGTCTCGGCGATCGCGATGGGCGACGCCAAGCGGCTCGCCAAGGCGCCCGGGGTCGGCAAGAAGACCGCCGAGCGCATCATCCTCGACCTCAAGGAGAAGCTGACCGCCAAGCGCTCGGCCTACCGGGACATGGCCCCGCTGCCCGGGGGGGCCTCCTACGCGCCGGTCGCCGACGCGTTCGCCGAAGCGGAGCTTGCGCTCTTGAGCCTCGGCTTCGACCCCGACGAGATCGCAGGCACCCTCTCGCGGATCCCCGCGGGCACCTCGGTCGAAGAGGCCATCCGGCAGGCCATCCAGGCCCTCTCCGGTCCCTAG